In Arvicola amphibius chromosome 1, mArvAmp1.2, whole genome shotgun sequence, one DNA window encodes the following:
- the Pisd gene encoding phosphatidylserine decarboxylase proenzyme, mitochondrial isoform X4, producing MWGTGSMRSTGIRNLRSWDWRFRPNLLVTGRLHFPQLALRRRLGQLSCMSRPALKLRSWPLTILYYLLPFGALGPLSRVGWRPVSRVALYKSVPTRLLSRAWGRLNQVELPYWLRRPVYSLYIWTFGVNMTEAAVEDLHHYRNLSEFFRRKLKPQARPVCGLHSVISPSDGKILTFGQVKNCEVEQVKGVTYSLESFLGPRAYAEDLPFPPASSRDSFRNQLVTREGNELYHCVIYLAPGDYHCFHSPTDWTVSHRRHFPGSLMSVNPGMARWIKELFCHNERVVLTGDWKHGFFSLTAVGATNVGSIRIYFDRDLHTNSPRYSKGSYNDLSFVTHANKEGVPMRKGEHLGEFNLGSTIVLIFEAPKDFNFRLKAGQKIRFGEALGSL from the exons GTTGCACTTTCCCCAGCTGGCCCTACGGCGGAGGCTAGGCCAGCTTAGCTGCATGTCCAGACCTGCTCTGAAACTGCGCTCCTGGCCCCTGACCATCCTCTACTACCTCCTGCCCTTCGGTGCCCTCGGGCCCCTCAGCCGGGTGGGATGGAGGCCCGTGAGCAGG GTAGCTCTGTACAAGTCGGTGCCAACACGTTTGCTGTCACGTGCCTGGGGTCGCCTGAACCAGGTGGAACTTCCATACTGGCTGCGGAGGCCGGTGTACAGCCTGTATATCTGGACCTTTGGGGTGAACATGACAGAGGCTGCTGTGGAAGACCTGCACCACTACCGAAACCTCAGCGAGTTCTTCCGGCGTAAGCTGAAGCCTCAGGCACGGCCTGTCTGTGGCTTGCACAGTGTG ATCAGCCCATCAGATGGCAAGATCCTCACCTTTGGGCAGGTGAAGAACTGTGAAGTGGAGCAAGTAAAGGGCGTAACCTACTCTCTGGAGTCATTCCTGGGCCCTCGGGCCTATGCAGAGGACCTGCCCTTCCCTCCAG CCTCCTCCCGTGACTCCTTCAGGAACCAGTTGGTCACCCGGGAAGGGAATGAGCTCTACCACTGTGTCATCTACCTGGCCCCTGGAGACTACCACTGCTTCCACTCCCCTACCGACTGGACTGTTTCACATCGGCGTCACTTCCCAG GTTCCTTGATGTCAGTGAACCCTGGCATGGCCCGATGGATCAAAGAGCTCTTCTGTCACAATGAGCGTGTGGTCCTGACTGGCGACTGGAAGCATGGGTTCTTCTCACTGACGGCAGTGGGAGCCACCAATGTGGGCTCCATCCGCATCTACTTTGACCGA GACCTGCACACAAACAGCCCCAGATACAGCAAGGGTTCCTACAATGACTTGAGCTTTGTAACACATGCCAACAAGGAGGGCGTTCCCATGCGCAAGGGCGAGCACCTAGGCGAGTTCAACTTGGGTTCTACTATTGTGCTCATCTTTGAGGCACCCAAGGACTTCAACTTCAGACTGAAGGCAGGGCAGAAGATCCGCTTTGGGGAAGCGCTGGGCTCCCTTTAG
- the Pisd gene encoding phosphatidylserine decarboxylase proenzyme, mitochondrial isoform X3, which produces MCQSEKPQGPELQAAAKWLHFPQLALRRRLGQLSCMSRPALKLRSWPLTILYYLLPFGALGPLSRVGWRPVSRVALYKSVPTRLLSRAWGRLNQVELPYWLRRPVYSLYIWTFGVNMTEAAVEDLHHYRNLSEFFRRKLKPQARPVCGLHSVISPSDGKILTFGQVKNCEVEQVKGVTYSLESFLGPRAYAEDLPFPPASSRDSFRNQLVTREGNELYHCVIYLAPGDYHCFHSPTDWTVSHRRHFPGSLMSVNPGMARWIKELFCHNERVVLTGDWKHGFFSLTAVGATNVGSIRIYFDRDLHTNSPRYSKGSYNDLSFVTHANKEGVPMRKGEHLGEFNLGSTIVLIFEAPKDFNFRLKAGQKIRFGEALGSL; this is translated from the exons ATGTGTCAGTCAGAGAAGCCGCAAGGACCAGAGCTCCAAGCAGCAGCGAAATG GTTGCACTTTCCCCAGCTGGCCCTACGGCGGAGGCTAGGCCAGCTTAGCTGCATGTCCAGACCTGCTCTGAAACTGCGCTCCTGGCCCCTGACCATCCTCTACTACCTCCTGCCCTTCGGTGCCCTCGGGCCCCTCAGCCGGGTGGGATGGAGGCCCGTGAGCAGG GTAGCTCTGTACAAGTCGGTGCCAACACGTTTGCTGTCACGTGCCTGGGGTCGCCTGAACCAGGTGGAACTTCCATACTGGCTGCGGAGGCCGGTGTACAGCCTGTATATCTGGACCTTTGGGGTGAACATGACAGAGGCTGCTGTGGAAGACCTGCACCACTACCGAAACCTCAGCGAGTTCTTCCGGCGTAAGCTGAAGCCTCAGGCACGGCCTGTCTGTGGCTTGCACAGTGTG ATCAGCCCATCAGATGGCAAGATCCTCACCTTTGGGCAGGTGAAGAACTGTGAAGTGGAGCAAGTAAAGGGCGTAACCTACTCTCTGGAGTCATTCCTGGGCCCTCGGGCCTATGCAGAGGACCTGCCCTTCCCTCCAG CCTCCTCCCGTGACTCCTTCAGGAACCAGTTGGTCACCCGGGAAGGGAATGAGCTCTACCACTGTGTCATCTACCTGGCCCCTGGAGACTACCACTGCTTCCACTCCCCTACCGACTGGACTGTTTCACATCGGCGTCACTTCCCAG GTTCCTTGATGTCAGTGAACCCTGGCATGGCCCGATGGATCAAAGAGCTCTTCTGTCACAATGAGCGTGTGGTCCTGACTGGCGACTGGAAGCATGGGTTCTTCTCACTGACGGCAGTGGGAGCCACCAATGTGGGCTCCATCCGCATCTACTTTGACCGA GACCTGCACACAAACAGCCCCAGATACAGCAAGGGTTCCTACAATGACTTGAGCTTTGTAACACATGCCAACAAGGAGGGCGTTCCCATGCGCAAGGGCGAGCACCTAGGCGAGTTCAACTTGGGTTCTACTATTGTGCTCATCTTTGAGGCACCCAAGGACTTCAACTTCAGACTGAAGGCAGGGCAGAAGATCCGCTTTGGGGAAGCGCTGGGCTCCCTTTAG